The DNA sequence CGAAATGGTCCGGCTGCCCAACGTGCCGCTGACCACGCGAATGGTATCGGTCGAGCTGTCGTAACTCGCGGTCACCCCCGCGTCGCTGCCGTTTATCCGGCCCAGAACGTCCGACAGCGAATCCGTCGTCGGGTCCACCGTGATCGTTATACCGTTGATCTTGAAGCTGCCCGCCGTAATCGCGCCGCCGCCGAAATTCACCGTGTTCAGAATGTCCGTTGCATCGATCGCGCCCAGATTGCGCGTGCTCGTCGCCTCCGTCGAACCGTTGCCGTTGGTCGACTGCGTCGCGCCGGTCAAGGCCAGCACGTCGAGAAGATTGCTCGTATCGCCCGTCGCGCCGAAATTGATAATACTCGTGTCGTTTGCCGCCGTATTGGCGATGGTGAGCGTATCGGTTCCTGCGTTGTACGTCGCGGTCACGCCCGCCCCGCTGGAATTGATCGCGTTGATAACCGATGTCAGCGAGTCCGTCGACGGATCGACGCTCAACTGCACGCCGTTGATGGTGAACGTGCCCGTCGAGATCTCGGTCGATATGCCGCTCGAATTCAGCGCCGCGCCCGTATTGATCGCCGCGCCCAGCCTTGCGCTGCTGTTTGCCGTGGTCGCGCTTGCGAGCTGAATTACATTGATGGCGTACGCACCCGAAACCGGGCTCTCGCCCGACACGGTCGCGGTCAACACCGATTCTTCGCTCGATGTCGACTGAAACTGATTGAAGAGATTCGTAAGGCGGAAGTCCTGGACGCGGTTGCGCAGGGTTTGCAGGGTGCTGCGCAGGCTGGTTACCGCCGACTTTGCGGCGTTCAACTCGGATATCTTGTCTTCCAGCCGCGAAATCGGCGCACGCTCGAGCGCGATAAGCTGGCTGATGATCTGGTTCGAATTGAGGCCGGTCACCAACCCGCCAATACTGAAGCCGCCGCTCATGTGAAAGCCCTTTTGTGGCCGTTCCGCTGCCCAATTGCGCGCCACATCGTTCGACCCTCCAAACAGAATCCCCGGCGCTCGGTGCGCCTAAGTCCTTATCGGCACAATTCGGGGGGACTTTAGCCGCCACGGCCAGTGAATTATTGGGAGGCTCTACGGACGTGAACGTGCAAGCCGTTCACTTATAACCACTTCCGGATCGGTTGACCGTGCCGGGTTCCAATGCCGGATTGTCTGGCGGGCTCCCGGCGGCATTCTTGGGTGGCCCCAACAGGACTACGTAGTACGTGTCGGGAGGGACATTCCCGAATACGTAGGGAAGCGGTCCGTAGATATCGGAATAGAACCCCGCGCCGACCGGCCTGCAGTTGACCGTCAACCCGCGCGTCGCTACAACTTCCGTCTTGGCAGTCCCGTACACCGACTGCGCCGGAATCGGGTCGACGTTCGCGTTGTTCTGAGGCATTACCACGTAGTCCCCAGACTGGTACGAAAAGCTGTTGCGGTCGACGCCGTTCCACCCCGCTTCCTCGAGGTAGTACTGCCACCCCCAATGCCCCTGGAAGTATGGAGTCCCTGGGCGCAGCTTCGCCTCTTTTGCATATGCCGCGGCCGTGGAACGAATTGAGCCGGCCCAGACGTAGTCCGCCCACCCGACTGCCATGGAGATTGCCAGGCAGACCGCCACCGGGACCCAGTAACTGCGCGGGTCCGACTGCGTTGCGCGCTGAACGCGCTCGATACGCCGGACGATGAGAATCGCAATCGCGGGCGCCATCGGCAGCAAGGTCCGCGCGGTGACGCTCCAGTTCAGGACGGAAGCGAAGACAAATGTTCCCAACACCCAAAAGGCGAGCAGTAGGGATGCCGGAGTTCGTACTGAGTAGAGTTCGTCAAGAACCAAGAGAAGCAGAATCGATCCGCCACAAACAAAAGGCACGATCTGCGCCAAGCTCGCCGCAGGCAACGCTTCGTCGCGGACTGCGTAAACGATAATCCCCGTGGCCGACGCGGTAATCCCGAGTAACACGAGCAATGTCCGAAAGAGGAAGCGCGCCGGGCGCATGAAGTACGAGAAGGCGAGGAGCCCTATTACGCAACCGCCGGAGAACGACAGGGCCGACGATATCCGAATGGCCATGCCCGATTGCTTGTCCGTGGCGATGTCGATCGCGTTGGCAAATATCGATCGACCATATAACGCGTAGTTGCTCGCCTGCTCCAATCCGAAGAGTGCCAGCGGAATCGCCAATGGCAGTATCCACGTGCCGACGCTCTTCCGCCGTGCCAACGCAAATGCGAACGCCAGCGGCACGAACGCAAGGCCGAAATACTTACACATGGCGGACGCACCGGCGGCAACTCCCGCCAGGACAAGGAGCGAGCCGCGTTTCGATTCGACACCCTCGCACCAAAGCGCTATGGCCGCGACGAAGAACGCCGTCATGGGCAGGTCCAACATGATGTTCGTCGAAGTGACCATGACTACCGGGGACCATAATGTAATCACGCCTGCAAGCAATGGATGTTCGCAGAAGCGCGACGCGACGGCACAGGTACTCGCCATCAAGAGGCACGCCATAATCAGGTAAGCAAGATGCAGCGACATCTCGCTCCATCCGAATAGCGTCCCCCAGGCCGCCAAGAGATACGGCACCAATGGCGGGCTTACGTGCATGTCGTACACATTCATGGAACGCCCATACCAATTGATTTTCAAGTCGTAGTAGTCGAACGGATCGTGGGTGATATGCTGCGCAACGCGAATGTAGAACGGGTCGTCGACGTGGAACGCCTTGCCGCAAAACGGCGCGAGGGAGACTACGCTGAGCGCGCAGATTATCGTGAGGGGCCGCAGGCGCAATTGCGGTCTCCCATCCCATTGGAGGTTAGGCGAAGCAAGCACTTCTTTGCGGCGTGTTGAAGATTTGCGTCACATGATACATGAAAGCAAAAGGGCGGGTATGTCTCGCGACATGCCCGCCCGTGAAAACCACTTCGTTACGTGTACGAAGTTCCCATAACGTGCGAAATTACGGGATCATCGACCACGAATACGACGACTGGTTGCCGACGAAGATGCGCACGACACCGCTCGGAGCCGGCGAATCCGTGTACAGAATCGACGCCGTACCCGCACCCGCCGTACCGGTAGCGTTCGGGATCGTCGAACCCGCGCCTTCGTTGGCGTCGGTCGCGACCGGACGCCACGAACGAGCGGCGTTGCCCGCGATCGTGAACGTGTTCGCGGCAGGCGTACGGTCTACGCCCTGGAGGGAGTAGTACAGAATCGTGTACTCCTGCGGCGACCCCGTGTTGTTCTTCAGTGTCATAAACGTGGCCTGAAGCGACGACGGCGTCAGGTTGATGTCCGTCGTGCCCGCGCCATCGTTGAACGCAGCTACGCCAAGCGTACCCGCGCCCGCCGTCAGCGCACCCAACATAAGAACTGATGCGAACAAAGCAAGCTTTTTCATTCTTTCACCTCCTTACACTGTGGAAAACTGCATACCAGGCATTAAGGACGAAACACGCATGCTTGGACGAATTGCGCGGGAAAATCACTACACCCCTTTCCCCGAAGACTTCAAAAACGTGTGCAGCCCGCCCACACAGTCGACCAATACCTGCTGACCCTCCCCAAGCGACCCGTAAAGTTCCGCACAAACGGAACTGAATGCAGCTGATTCTCTCCGTCGAAACTCTATCACAGGACAGGTTGGTTGTCAACCGTGATAACGGAGCCTAACGGATATTTAACACTTTTACTGGCTTAAAGTTCCGTGCCCTCGCACAAGACGTTTCCCGCGGTCATCAATGCACGGGATTCCGTACCGAGAGTCGCCGAACTGGGGCGTCCATGCTGCCTGCTGCGCCCCAATCAACTCGATCCCGGGCGGAGGGGTATGGGATGCCGTGGCAGTGTTTAGACATGTTCCAATTTGGCGCGAACTTTCGACTAAACATCCAATTGGAATACACGGATGTCTTGTTGACGGCTATCTGAGATACCCAATGTTCCTAATGTTTTCCTGCTGCTCGGGAGTCAGTTCGTTTGTCGTAGGCACGGCCTGGTACAAGGGGTGATCGCGATCCGCTGCCACCCGACCGGAAAGCGCTTCATCCAGCGCGCCGGCGCCCTCATATTCGCTCGCCGGGACACCAATGCTCTCAGTGGGGTTCGTATCCAAGTCGTATATCGTCCGCGTCTGAGCAATATTGTCCACAACGAGTTTCCGATTGCCGATGACCACCGCGTCAAGGTCCCGGTTGGAGCCCGTGATGGACATTGTCGCCGAACTAAACGTTGGCCGGTCGACGGGCAGCCGACCGGGGTCCGTATTCAGGTTGTGTCCCTGCCAGTC is a window from the Candidatus Hydrogenedentota bacterium genome containing:
- the fliD gene encoding flagellar filament capping protein FliD, with amino-acid sequence MARNWAAERPQKGFHMSGGFSIGGLVTGLNSNQIISQLIALERAPISRLEDKISELNAAKSAVTSLRSTLQTLRNRVQDFRLTNLFNQFQSTSSEESVLTATVSGESPVSGAYAINVIQLASATTANSSARLGAAINTGAALNSSGISTEISTGTFTINGVQLSVDPSTDSLTSVINAINSSGAGVTATYNAGTDTLTIANTAANDTSIINFGATGDTSNLLDVLALTGATQSTNGNGSTEATSTRNLGAIDATDILNTVNFGGGAITAGSFKINGITITVDPTTDSLSDVLGRINGSDAGVTASYDSSTDTIRVVSGTLGSRTISFQAGTSNFLSVTNLAAATQTAGADSQFTINGGATLTRNTNEVADAIGGVTLRLLSVGTSTVTVSVDDDAIVEDVNELLTAYNDAITAIRDQVRGTGPLRGDTTFQQIEDYLRGNIFNQISGISGSYESLADIGITTGDSFDSGTVSPLQLDEDTFREALRTNRTNVEDLFSNSNDNGIADIFFDFLDEATSTTGYLNQRVKSNGSIDTQIQDLNDRIDRMEDRIAAKERRLRAQFTRLESMASQFQQQGASLAGIQSSFLSI
- a CDS encoding glycosyltransferase family 39 protein, with the translated sequence MRLRPLTIICALSVVSLAPFCGKAFHVDDPFYIRVAQHITHDPFDYYDLKINWYGRSMNVYDMHVSPPLVPYLLAAWGTLFGWSEMSLHLAYLIMACLLMASTCAVASRFCEHPLLAGVITLWSPVVMVTSTNIMLDLPMTAFFVAAIALWCEGVESKRGSLLVLAGVAAGASAMCKYFGLAFVPLAFAFALARRKSVGTWILPLAIPLALFGLEQASNYALYGRSIFANAIDIATDKQSGMAIRISSALSFSGGCVIGLLAFSYFMRPARFLFRTLLVLLGITASATGIIVYAVRDEALPAASLAQIVPFVCGGSILLLLVLDELYSVRTPASLLLAFWVLGTFVFASVLNWSVTARTLLPMAPAIAILIVRRIERVQRATQSDPRSYWVPVAVCLAISMAVGWADYVWAGSIRSTAAAYAKEAKLRPGTPYFQGHWGWQYYLEEAGWNGVDRNSFSYQSGDYVVMPQNNANVDPIPAQSVYGTAKTEVVATRGLTVNCRPVGAGFYSDIYGPLPYVFGNVPPDTYYVVLLGPPKNAAGSPPDNPALEPGTVNRSGSGYK